From the Oryza glaberrima chromosome 5, OglaRS2, whole genome shotgun sequence genome, one window contains:
- the LOC127772495 gene encoding AP-1 complex subunit mu-2-like yields the protein MAAGAVSALFLLDIKGRVLVWRDYRGDVSALQAERFFTKLLDKESDAEVLSPVVHDDAGVSYMFIQHNNVFLLTASRQNCNAASILLFLHRVVDVFKHYFEELEEESLRDNFVVVYELLDEMMDFGYPQYTEAMILSEFIKTDAYRMEVTQRPPMAVTNAVSWRSEGIRYKKNEVFLDVVESVNILVNSNGQIVRSDVIGELKMRTFLSGMPECKLGLNDRVLLEAQGRTTKGKAIDLDDIKFHQCVRLARFENDRTISFIPPDGSFDLMTYRLSTQVKPLIWVEAQVEKHSRSRIQITVKTRSQFKERSTATNVEIEVPVPEDSTNPNIRTSMGSAAYAPERDAMVWKIKSFPGGKEYMCRAEFSLPSITSEDGMPEKKAPIRVKFEIPYFTVSGIQVRYLKIIEKSGYQALPWVRYITMAGEYELRLI from the exons atggcggcgggggcggtgtcGGCGCTGTTCCTGCTCGACATCAAGGGCCGCGTCCTCGTCTGGCGCGACTACCGCGGCGACGTCTCCGCGCTCCAGGCCGAGCGCTTCTTCACCAAGCTCCTCGACAAGGAG AGCGACGCGGAGGTGCTCTCCCCCGTCGTCCACGATGACGCCGGCGTCTCCTACATGTTCATCCAGCACAACAATGTGTTCCTCCTCACCGCGTCCCGTCAGAACTGCAACGCCGCCAGCAtactcctcttcctccaccgcGTCGTCGAT GTGTTCAAGCATTACTTcgaggagctggaggaggaatcATTGAGGGACAACTTCGTCGTTGTG TATGAGTTGCTTGATGAGATGATGGATTTCGGGTACCCACAATACACGGAAGCAATGATCCTGAGCGAGTTCATTAAAACGGACGCGTACAGGATGGAGGTCACTCAGAGGCCGCCCATGGCAGTGACAAATGCTGTGTCATGGAGGAGCGAGGGGATTCGGTACAAGAAGAATGAA GTGTTCTTGGATGTGGTGGAGAGTGTCAATATCCTCGTTAACAGCAATGGGCAGATAGTGAGGTCTGATGTCATCGGTGAGCTGAAAATGCGAACCTTTCTAAG TGGAATGCCCGAGTGCAAACTGGGGTTGAATGATAGGGTTCTCTTGGAGGCTCAAGGCCGAACAACTAAAGGAAAAGCAATAGATTTGGACGATATCAAATTCCATCA GTGTGTTCGGTTGGCCAGATTTGAGAATGACAGGACTATATCCTTCATTCCTCCAGATGGATCATTTGATCTGATGACTTACAGACTTAGCACCCAG GTGAAACCTCTTATCTGGGTAGAAGCACAAGTGGAGAAACATTCAAGAAGTCGGATACAGATCACAGTGAAGACAAGAAGTCAGTTCAAAGAAAGGAg CACAGCAACAAATGTAGAAATTGAAGTACCAGTGCCTGAGGATTCGACAAACCCAAATATAAGAACTTCAATGGGCTCTGCGGCATATGCACCTGAGAGAGATGCGATGGTCtggaaaataaaatcatttccTGGTGGCAAG GAATATATGTGTAGAGCAGAATTTAGCCTTCCAAGCATAACATCAGAAGATGGAATGCCTGAAAAGAAGGCTCCGATACGTGTGAAATTTGAGATACCGTATTTTACCGTGTCTGGTATTCAG GTTCGCTATCTGAAAATCATCGAAAAGAGTGGATATCAGGCCCTTCCTTGGGTTCGATACATCACAATGGCTGGTGAATATGAGTTGAGACTCATCTGA